Part of the Spinacia oleracea cultivar Varoflay chromosome 5, BTI_SOV_V1, whole genome shotgun sequence genome, ATTTTCTAGTTTTAAATAGGACAAGGAAGTGTATCAGAATATCAGTTGTGATTATGACATTCTTAGGTAAATGTCAACTGTTTGTGGAGACCTGAGATTTGTACGGACAAAAAATCATCTTTTTTGCGTTGTTTTAGCATTTACTATTtgtttatctttattttttatatacatTTTCAGTACATTGTTACATTTCCATATATAAGGTtggaaaattttaaattcgGGACAACTTATAAGACTACTCATTATTATGGTTGGTTACACAGATGGGCTTCTGCAAGAAGAGGGGGCATGACAGTCTTGGGAAAAGTTGCTgttcctaagcctataaattTGCCTAGTCAAAGGTTTTTGTGCTCCTGATCTCATCTTTGAAGTATTTACTTGAATACTTGCTTTTCTGGAGttcttatgtttttattttaaatggttaggTTGGAGAATCATGGTTTGGACCCCAATGTTGAAATTGTTCCCAAGTAAGTAGTTTTATCTGTATCTACTCGATTATTCCAAATTTTCAATTAGGATTGCCACACTTCCcctatttcctttttttttctataaattTAAGTAATGAGTCTGAAGGAGCATTTCGTTGCATTGATTCCAGGGGCACACTTAGTTGGGGTAGTCGACCATCATCTTCTGGGTCAAATGCATGGGGTACATCGGCGCTGTCACCAACTACTGATGGTAGTAGCTCCTCGCCCCGTCAGTTAGTCGGCCGACCTTCGTCTAGTGGTGGCACTAGGCCATCAACTGCTGGCAGTGACAGAGCTCATGATTCTAATGGCAATACCTGGGGTTCAAGTTCAAGGCCGTCATCATCCTCAGGGGTTTTGGCTTCCAACCATGCTTCATCAGTATCTTTACGCCCTCGCAGTGCTGATACCAGACCTGGTAGCTCGCACTTATCACGGTTTGCGGAACCTGCACTTGAAGGTCCCGGGGTCTGGGGTACAAACTCGACTTCAGAACAAGTGGTatgtttatcaaaaaaaattgttaaatgtGAATTGTATGTCTTTTGACTAGCGCATAATAGGACATTACAGTATAATGATGGCATTATATTTTCCTTTTTGGCGCTATAGATGCTCTAAAAATTAGAATGTTCTTGCAGTAGCTGATTTTTGTTTCCAACGCTGATATGTATGCAGGGGGTTGCGTCCTCTGCAAACGAAGAGTTCTCCTTAACTTCTGGAGATTTTCCGACACTTGGTTCAGAGAAAGACGAATCTAACACGGACATGGAGCCCTTAGGTGCTCATGCTTGCTTGTAGAACATAGCGCTCAATCATTCTTTTTGAATATAGCAACCTTACTCTAGCCTCTATTGCTTCTATGAAAGGGTTTTAGGTTTGGCTCCTTGTTTGTTCATCCTTTTTTGTTTTCACATGaagatttttttaaaagtgAAGCAATAGCTGATCAGGATGGTGGGTGTATCCTGATGACCAGCTATTGCTTGTAAATCGTTAGAGTTTGCATTTTGTATGGCATTTCTAAAATAATGAAAAGTACTTGCATTTTGTGTTCAAACCTAAACCATTTGGGTTGGGCTGTTGGCAGGTGATTACGAACTATTTCCTTGGTTTCCTTTTCTTTACAGCTCTTGTGCAGCATGTGGTTGGTGCAAAAGAATCTTCAGTTGTTTTCTAGACAAAATAGTTTTGATGGTTGTCTTACTTCTAAGATCGTTTAAGATACTGATCTTTTTGAagggttttattattttattttatcagtAGACCTGCCTTCTGCTTCTAGGTTACTTACAATTTTGATCACTGTTTTCTCATTGGTGATCTGCAGCCTacttattttgtgattttatatCATGTGACAGATCGTGCTTCTCATGGACGTCCTGGTTCCTCAGGTGGAACGAGAACCATGACAGATGGTAGAGGAATTGCACATGGTGGTTAGTTCATCTGCTGCTTATAATTTACTTCTTTTGCTGGTTGATGTTATGTTTCTATTTGTTCTGCTCTTTCTTACTATTCTTTTGACTTTCCTCTCATCTCAGACGATATTTCCAGAAACTCAGATGTCAAAGGTAATTCTTGGAGGAATGATGGTCCTCCATTTGTTGAAGATGGGCCTTGGCCTAACATGGAAAGATGGCACGGAGAGCCTCACCTGTATCCAAACCCTAACATGGCTCCTCATTACGAATCTTGGCGTGGTGCCCCACCAGTGAACCCTCCCGGAGGAGGTTGGTATAGAGGCCCTCCTGGTCCTCCTCCTTATGGAGGCCCTGTACCTCCTGGCGGCTTTCCTATGGAGCCGTATCCCTATTATCACCCTCAGGTTCCGGCTCCTGGTCTAGCCGGCTCTCAGCCAATGCCCCCAGGTGCTGGTCATCATGGACACCGCCCTAAAAATGGAGATATGCCACACATGCCACATGTCCCACACTTGCATCCTGGTATGCCTATGAGGCCTGGGTTTTATCCCGGCCCTGTTCATTACGATGGGTATTACAGACCCCCGATGGGATTTTGCAATCCCAATGAACGAGATTTGCCATTCATGGGAATGCCAGCGGGACCTCCTATTTATAACAGACATCCGAATCAGAATGCTCCTGATCAAAACAATGCCCATCCCAGGTCACGGGAAGGTAGAGGGCCTGAACAAGTAGAGCCTGGTCATCCACATGATCCCCGAGGTCACTTCAAAGTCTTAGGGCATCCAAATGATAGCTGGACTCAAAATGAGGAAGAGAAGTGGGGACATAGAGGGACTATCACTCGCGAGAAGGGGACTTTATCTAAGGCACCGGTGCAGGAAAATGCCTGGGAAGATGATTACAAGAAGGATGAGGGTGTTCATTATGGAAAAAGTGCAACCAAAGAAGTTGCTTCTCGTTTCGATAATAAATTTACCTCTAACCCTTCTAGTGGGAAGTTTCCTGAATGTTTGAGCAATATAGATGAAACTCAGATAAGTCCTACCATGGAGAATGTAGTTTCTCCCCAAGATCATTCTTTGATACAGAAGATAGAAGGTTTAAATGCTAAGACGCGTTCCACTGGTCGTAAAGAGGAGGGTTTTCATAGGGAGGGGCCAAATGACAGGGTGCAAATGATCAACGCCAAGGATTATCGATCAGCAAATGAAGCTAATTCTGATGTTGTTCTGGAACGCCATCATCCCACTGGAGTCCTTGTCCCAGTTTCCCGGAGTAAAGATGCTTCGGCAGCTGATAGAAGTCGAGAATCATCAGATGCCCCAAGGTTTTGTGCGCTTAGCATGCTTTCTAtattttagtattttttttGCTTGTCTGATATTCAGATTCACAGGAGATCTGTACGTGGACCACAAAGTAGAGGAAATTCTCATGCAAAAGGAGGGTTTCATGGGCAGGATGCTGATAGATGGGGAAAGAAATCAGATTCTCAGTCTGTGGAAGCTGCTTCCAGATCAGTTACTGACGATCAAGTTGAACAACACAATGCAGCTGTACATACTGCTGAACCATCAAGGACAAATGTTAAGGCGAAAGGTGATGCGGAGTCTAAAGTGTCCAGTATTGATCCTAGTGATATGCAGGTGTGTGTTAGTGTTTGAATTCATATCTTAGTTTTAAATATCTTCCAAACTGTAAAGTTCCAATCTGCTCGTAATTTGTGTTCTCAGCGTGCTAAAATGAGAGAGATAGCAAAGCAACGCTCAATCCAGTTACAGAAGGAAGAGGAAGAGCGGGTTAGAGAACAGAAGGCAAAGGCACTTGCTAAACTCGAAGAACTGAATAGGCGCAGTGCTAACCAGGGTGTGGAAAATCCAAATCAGAGAGAACCTATCCCACCACCTGGCGATGTTCCAAAGAAGGAAGATGTTTCTAGAAATCAGTCTGATTCAAGTGTGGATGCCAATCACGGCACTGGGTCAAGCTCAGCTTCTCCTAATAATGTCGCTCAGATTAATGAAAGAAGTGCTAGTAAAATCATGGATTCTGTTTTATCTTCAAGTCACCTGGTTGCTGAGACCAAGAGAAGTGCTTATCAGGAGGCTTCCTTCTCGTCACAGAATCAATTGCCAACAGCTGATGTTAATGTTGATGATGATGCTAGTCACAGAACTGCACCTCAAGTTCGTGAAGTCTCAAAGCAGAAGCGGGGAGGTCAAAAACAAAGGCAAAGTGTTCCTCCAGAAAAGAATCCTGTACAAGATACAATTCCTGCTGGTATAACAGATGTCTTGAAGGATCTTAAGGTTGCAAGTACAACCCGAGAAGTTACTGGTAGTTCTGTTGATTCAGGGGTTGGAAAAGAGCATGCCGAATCCCCTATTACTGCTGAATTGCCTgttcaaaaaaagaaaatcaacaaGAGCGGGAAGAACAGACACAAGGTCGAGGAGTCGTCAACAGCTGTTTCTTCACCGGTAACTCAACCGAAGGATTCGAATCTTGCTCAAGCTATCCCCAAAAGTGCAGAGCAGAATTGTTCCAGCTTGCCTGTTAATTCCTTACCCATGCAGTTGTCAGCTGATCTTAAAGATGTTATTCAGTCCTCAGAAAACCACACGTCGTTATCTCGTGAAGATACTCATGGTAGAGTTAATAGTACCTGGAAAGCTCAGCATTCTCGTAAGCCCAGAAATTCACAAAGTAATAAATCATCTGAAAAACCTCACAACAATGATGCTGTTGTTTGGGCGCCAGTTCGACCTCATAGTAAACTTGAGGTTACTGACCAAACCAGTCAGAAGGCTGCCGAACCTTTAGTTTCTCCAGCAACAGGAGATAGTTTGGTGCTGAATAGCTCCAAAACTAAAAGGGCCGAGATGGAAAGATATGTTCCTAAGCCTGTAGCCAAAGAGCTGGCACAGCAAGGAAGTATTCAACAACCTTTATCTCCTTCAATTGATCCAGCAGAAACTGATGGTAGTGGTGGAAGAGATAGGGCTTCTCACGGCTCTGAATATGCCATGAAGGCAGGGGCTAGTGTGGAATCTAAACATGTGGATGGTAAGAATAGACATCAAAAGGCTCAGGGATCATGGCGTCAACGTGCTTCTGCTAAATCAACACTGGTCCAAGCTTCCCAAGACAGTTCTGCAGCTAACACTGGCAAGAATATCCAAACTAACGGGTCTCAGTTGACTGTCAGATCTGATGAATCCTTGGTTAGAGGACCACCATCTAAACCTGATGAACACTCAGAGAAGGGACCACAAACCAGCATATCTGATGGGTGGGAGAGTGTGACTGATTCGACCTCCAATCCGTTGACTGGTGCAAAAGACCACATTCCAACTGGAAAGGGGAAAAGGCACCCATTTAAGGGGCAAAAAGGCGGCGGAAGTCATCAGACTCATGATCATAAAGATTCAAATGCTGGTTTGACTGACCTTCAATATTCTCACGTGGAGGCAAATCAAACGGATAAGACAATGGCTTCAAAAGATAACCGAGCAGCTGGGGACCGCCCTGTACCTCATTGGCAACCCAAGTCTCAGGGTTATGTTGCACATAATCAGCAAGGAAACAGGTCTCGTGGCAGTCAGAATATTATCCCGGAAGAAAAGGAGCCCCTGAAAAGCGAGACTGGTCCTAAAGGTGGTTCACATTCTTTGTCACAACGTAGTAGTCAATCTGTCGTTAAAGACCCTACACTGACTTCTGAAACTAAAGGTGCAGGTGAAGCAATGCCTAGAACAGGACATCAGGAAGCTAAGCGAGATAAGAGAGTTGCTGTGAAAAGGCATCCTCAATCTCCTATTCAGGAACCACAAGCTTCACCAGCTGAGGTTGAACCTGCTCTATTTGGAGGATTGGATGGACGTAATGAGCAGCGTCCTTCCTCTGGGTATCGCAAGAATGCAAATTTTAGTGGTCGTTCTAATCGAGGACATGAATCTCATGGGGATTGGGGAACAACAGCCCAAGAAAACAAGCAGCATTTTTCGTCTGCTAATAATCGAGAGAGACAGAGGCAGAACACTCATTATGAGTACCAGCCCGTGGGACCCTACAATGGGAGCAGTAAATCAAATGAGCCCGGGGTGCAAACCGAGAATCAATCTGCAGCTCCACGATTCCGAGAGAGGGGACCGAGTCATTCAAGGCGTGGTAGGGGAAATTTTGACGGGAGACAAAGTGGTAACGAATGACTGGTATCTGAATTTAAAGCCCGGTAGTGATGCTTTAGTTCGGTTCTTATTCATCCAGAGATATAGCCTTGATTTGCATCCTTTCTCGCAGCAGGTAATGTGTCATTATTAAAGAGTGAATTTATTTAACCCCGGTTTGGATAGTGAAGTTCGGTGGTTTGACTGTTCATGACCTCAGGATGAAGGGGCTATTGATGGTGCAGATAATATGAATCATTTGGGCTAGCTGGAGCTAGGAGGTGCTTTCCCAAATATTtcgtatttttattatttttatttgatttttactttaaaatgtaTCCCCCCTTAACTAGTAGTTAGGTcatggaatttttttttaagcgGTGGCTCGTGGTACCTTTCGCCATTTTTGGCCGAAAGCCCTCCTTTGTATGTATTAATCCTTATTCCTAGTGCTCAAATGACAAGCAATTGCCAATATGGAAATGGGAAATTGTTCTCTGATTCCACTTTGTGTAAAAGAACAAAATGCTTTCTTTTCATTTCTCACTAATTTTGTTCTGATCCTTTCGTTGCTGTCCCGGCCTTCTAGTCACTTACTTTAGCCTGTAGCCATCTTTGGTTTAGGCTTGTGGATTAAAAGTTGTGATATTCAAAAGGCTAATTGTAATTTTATAAGTATTTTAGAAGTTTGAAAGCTTTAGTTGAAAATACTACCATTGTTTGAATGTTCTATTCACAGACGCACTTACTATTCATCGGTCAAAGTAAACGAACTCTGACatataagaaaagaaattatagCCATCTTGTTAGTATGTCTAAGTTTTCtctaaaaatatcaaattttcataatttcacAAATAAAAGGGCAAGTAAAACTTTATGCTAAGCTGCTATATGTTCATAAACTCCAAACCAATAAGGTACtatctccgtctctttttgttttttacgtttggtatttttcacgcgttttaacgactaattaatgtgcattgagatttttctaagtttttcatgtaaacgaggaaagttacgtttatttataatgttttcactcttatcaaaattctgatattggaaaaatgagaaaaaattaatgtttttatggaaaagtgtgaaggattaaatgaatcaattgatttaattggttaatataataattgggtataaattttgatagaatattaaatcatttatgtgataatataaaaggaaatgtaaagaacattttgaaacacccaaaaagaaaaacgtaaaaaacaaaaagagacggaaagAGTAGCAACGAGTGAAAATCAACTATACAATTATTACTTGTTGTATAGCATTCCCCGAAAATACGATAAGATACTGACTTCAAGGTCACGGGATCAAGCCAAACTCCGAGGCTAGATATAATTTGAGGGTACAATTTCCTTACGATTGACTCAGTTAGGGTATGATAATACTTGGTATGTTTCGAGTGCCTTTTCCTTTATAAGCTCATGCTACTTTTCCTTTCCAAGACATATTTATACTCGTGAAATCAAAGAGTTGCTTAGGCAGGATGTGCCAACATAAGGGAACTCTTTGAGCCGAGAGGTTGTCAACCGATTTCAGTACTTCTTAGCTGGAGTTTTATTCgttcgaacaatattcaatcaaAGCTATCCTGAAAATAATGTTAACATCTCTAAGTTTCTACAATTAGACGTGCTTGTATAGGAGTTGTTTACCCAATCAATTTTTATGGTATAACTTGATTAATAGTATCATTGATCAAACACACTACATAAGTTTGCATTGAAATTAAACAACAAGAAAAGAAAGTTAGGCATTCATCATTAGTAACAGCGATACCATACACTAGATCAAATTTaccacccaaaaaaaaacaaaaaaaaatttttttttgaagtctGTCAGACAACCGTGCGATCTTCCTCAAGCCCACAAAGGAACTGAGGAACGATCATCTACAGCGACAGAGACCAGTAAGATCAATGGTAGCCGTTAATCACGCTCAGATCGCACGGTCATGATTCATCCACCAGACTTGGTTTTCTGTCTCTTTAGAACTCAAAGATACAGAGGTACGAATACTATAGAACAGATCCTGTTCAAGTAAGGTCGTGCTATGTATACTCTACTCTGAAGCTTATAAAGATGTACTTTTATTCTTGAGGTGAAGGTGTGGGACAAACTTATAGCAGCAACTCAGCAAGGTTCAGCAGTGAACTAAGTTTTGATAAGTAGGAGTAGAACATATAGTATTATCTCATATCCTCTACACTTTTCAAAGATTAATACGTTTAGTTCAAAAAGTTCATTGCTTATTCAGATTTATTTCAGCTGAAGACTACGAAAATCTGCACGCGGAAAAATATTATGCTTATATGATTCGCTTTGACACAAAGAAAAAATCCATGCTACAAAGATTATGTATTCCAACAAGAGTAACGTAGATAAACTGTAGTGTATTACGTAGTATTTCTAATTAACTTATGTTACTAAGAAAAGGCAATTGCTAAGAATGAAGGAATTCAGAGGAATTACAAAGACGGGTTTGTAAAATAAGCTGCTTATCCATTTATTACTCTAGTTGTGTATGCTTCGCATCTTTTTTCAGTTTAATGTTGCAGCTAGACGAGCTGGTTATCAAGATGATAAGATATGAGGTCATACATTATATCAAATTAAACACCATGGCTTAACTTTTATAACTTTTCAGGACATCTATTATATATGTAAGCTTCTCACTACATACTATTTACTCTTGACAATTGTAAATGGTCAATCAAAACTATCCCAAAAACGATACTAACATCTCAAATGTGTAATAAACAAGCCGAACTTCTACAAAATTTGAAAGATCAATACTACTTAGCAAAATTGTTTGAGAACTTCATCAATATCTACTCCATGTCTGATGTATGTGTTGGGCCTTGATGAAATGAAATAACGTCAGTACATgagtatacgaagtatattgtaGTCGTCCTGACCCTCTTTTGATGCACATTAGATTAAACTATAAGAGTCACAGATATTACAAAGGTTCATGGAGGTTTATCCTCCTTTAACACATCCAAAACAAACTCCGGTGCTTGCTCATAAATAACTAAGTAATGACAAGCGATTACATCAGTTCTACAAACTTTTTCTATTCTATCAGCAACTTTGTTAGTTATCCTTGTCTCAAACTCAAGCTTGATTTCATTCTTACAAAATTCGTGCTATAGCTTGTTGGGAATCCGAGTTAACAATGACTTTACTCCATCCTTTTATTGGATAAATAGCAGCCTCCCCTAAGAATTGCTTGTAATTCACCCATGACTCCATGAGTGTTGTTTGCGTTAGCATTTCTGTTGGAAACCAAGTACCCAGTCACTTGCCCGGGGCCGGGGGAGTTTAAGTTTGGTTGAAAATAAGGGAGCTTCTACGTCTACAGATGGCCCAAATGACAAAAGGAAAGAgggttttttttccaaatttctCTGTTTTGATGTGGGACAATTTTCTTTTTCCCAACATCCAGGATTCCGTATATTAACTGATCAGATAAGAAAGCAAATACCATGATGCGATGATAATCCAAAATTCAAAGGGTGGTGAATTAATGAGTATGATAATGCAGTCCTTGTACCGTTTTACATACCATTAAAAAGGACTGGAAGAATCTTATGAAAAAGTAACAAATCTGTAAAGAACGGCGAAAATGAAAGAAAACAGTCTCTGACGATAATGAGCAATATCACTATTGCGAGACCTGAAAATGGGGAAGAGAGGAAGCAGCTCTGCAGGTTTGAGTAAGGCCCTTTGAGAAGCCAATGATAAACATAGGATATTGAAGGTGCAAAATAGAGTGGTAAGTGGGACTTGTAGTTAATATTGTTCCCAATTTGGAAGAATTTTGAACTTCTAATCCAACAGTACAAGAGTATTGATATGATAATGTGCGAGCCAATGAGGCCAAACAATATATTAAGCATTAAACACAACTTAGTTAAATcggcaaaaaaatataaatgagTGTACAAGGTTTCTAGTTATGCAATTTATTAACATTTTCATTAAGTCGACAAAAATATAAACGAGTGTACAAAGGGTTTCTAGTTATGCAATTTGTTAACATTTTCATTAAGTCGACAAAAATATAAATGTGTACAAAGGATTTCTAGTTATGCAATTTGTTAACATTTCCATTCTTTATTATGCCTTaatttatactccctctgtcgcttaatactattcacataattcactttgacactattttatttctagtatatgaaaacaaatgttagtatatcatatattgttggcttcattttaatatatattttcaaaatattaatatttttataattttttataatatgtactccctccgtcccttaatactcgacctattttgactttttgcactattcacataattcactttgaccctattttatttataatatatgaaaataaatattagtatataatatattgttggcttcatcttaatatatactttcaaaatattaataaggttataagtttttataatatgtagttaaagaaattggtggtcaaagttgtgcattggcaagcgtgttcggtcaaaacaggtcgagtattaagggacagagggagtagtaaagatattgatggtcaaatatgtacattgacaaacgtgtccaatcaaaacggtgcgagtattaagggagtAACAAATAAACACTTGCTGTAACTTTTCTGCTATAAATAGATTTAAGGCGGATAAACACCTACTCAATTTATAGCCAAAAGATTACCACAAGATGCTTGTCGGCCGCAATTCAAAGTACAAATTAATCACACATTTCTCTTTATTCTGTTTTTCTTCTACTTCTTTCTCCAATTACCGATGTGGGATCGAGAATTACTCATGGTTCAAATGAGGGATTTTATGGCAGCAACGTGGAGTCAATGCCATTCTAACAATGCTCCCATGCACTATGATCAGAGGAGCAATATGCCAACATCGAACCACCACTCCAGCAGCCACCCGCCGTTTCCTTGTGCAATGCAGCCAGAAACCTGGTCAATTAAGACATGATCACTGTTCTCAACAACCGCGCCACTTGAAACCACGCCACCCCTTATAAATATGGGTCACTTACATGCTTGCTTCACAAGTGCTGCTCTTAGTGTGGCAATGTGACCTTTGTTTAGTAACAAGGGTATCTCCTGTTTGATTATTGCCTTATTGGTCACACTTGCAAATTTTGACTCTGGAATAGTTTTggttactcttttttttagttACTCCCCGACTCCAATACATTGTTAAATAGGcaatctttcttttttctttggtAATTGTATTATAGCCtgtaagaaaaattaatgaatatTATAACAACATGCATTTAACTGAGACTGCTGTTATATAAGGAGTTTCGCAATGTTATCTATCCATGAAGCTCACAATAGATGATATAATTTTGATAAGTCATACGGACCTCACCGTATGTGGTTGTTAGTTGTAACTTTTAAGTCGAGCAGGtcaaaattgaacaaaaaagaAACTGACAATTGAAGCGCATGTGAGGGAGAAAAGAAAATCACTCTTAATTCCTCACAAGATTTAGAAAAAACTTTAACAACTTAATCTAAGCTCAACTCTATATAATAAAAACCATTATACCTAAGCCTTTTTTTATAGAGGCAAACACCTAAATAAAGTTCCAGAATATTCATGCACCTTACTAAATTTGATAAACAAAATTTAAACCCTATACAGTAAAACCCAAAAGAAACCAGCTTGTTAAAAGCAACATAaagattaataaataaataaaagtatgAAACCCCTATTACACATAAAATTAGTCCAACAGACATTTACCTAAAGAAACTGATCATACTTTATTGTTCTTTTAAAAAGAAAGTGTTAACAACAGGTCTTTTTAGCATTTTATCCTTACAAGACTAAAACTCTATACCAAAGAAAATAGGGAAACACATTGTAAACCTATTTCAATTTGTTGCTTGCtgttttaattcctttaaaagAACAATAGATGTGCTTCATCAATATGTGCTGCTTTCTTGATTAATCTTGCAAGGACAAATAAATATTGACCAAGTGAAAAAAATATCTACGAGCTGCGTGAtcatgccaaaaaaaaaaaaaataacagacCAATGAAAAGGGTGGGCCTTCATTAGCACAAAGAACGACAAGTCCTTGCTAAGAACTTGCCGCTTGCTTGATATGTGACCCAGTAACGACATGGTAAAGCCGTAAAGATGGCCATGGGCCGGGTGGGATTCAGGCCGAGTCGTGGGCCAGTCTAACGGGCCGTTTGAAAGGTTTGAGGCGGGTCTGGGTCCTACCGAAGTCCACGGGCTTTCAGGCAGGGCTGTTGTGTAtaagcctaattttactaaattttgaATGCTTTGTCGTGTCgtggttttttcaaaaaaaatgcgATCCATGCCCGGCCCACGACTTCTTGTTCGTGTCATCCCGGGCTTTTTTCGTGCCCGGGTTGACTGGGGTCGGGCTTTTTCATGCCCGGTCGGGTCTCAGGCCCCGGCCATTAAAGGTGCAAACCATTAAAACCAAACAGCTTAAGTAATGTTGCCAAAACCACAAAAGACTGATGGAACTTTGCTGCAGCCTACTGCCTACGTACAAACCAAGCAACCAAAGAAAAGGTATACTTCATATCCTTAATTTCATTCAAAGATTCGTTTATTTAGCTCGAAAACAAAGTTTCTGATAGCATTTTTCATTGCTCAAATCAAACTTACAAGAGGATCGAAAGACAGAAAGCTAGATAGAATCACTGCTTCTCATTCTGCTTATCCTCGCTCACTTCTTCCGGAGATGGCAAAGTCTGCACACAAAGATAACATTGTTTATACGATTCGTTTGACTTGAACAAAACAATTCACTCTACAAAGTTCATAAATTCCAACAAGCTTAACATAGACACTAAAAGATTAGATCATAGATAAAACAAGCTCATTGGCCTATACACCTCTTCGTGCATACGTATATAATCCATTACTCCATATAATTAATCAAACATGTTGtataatctagctttgaaacaaaacaacacacaacacgaAAAAAgataaagcatatatatatcAACCTTCATTGGGACATTTTATCAAACAGCTGGTGTGCAAGTAATAAAACAACAAGAATATATAAGTAAAGCACTAAAACATACAAGGTCAGGCTTGTATATGTTATGGACAATGGAGGCGCCACCCAGAAGAGAGAGAACAACAACCACAGTCGACCTTGCCATGGACGGCGTTCCGGTTGGCAGCTTCCCACCTCCAAATTTCCCATTCATCTTTtttcaaccaaaaaaaaaaaaacacaagcaAAGTTCCAGTTCAATGTTTCAATAAAATTTGTCAAGAATTATGTTAAAGTAAAAAGATCCTAaagtaaaatttaaaaagatTTGAAGTCTGTCAGACAACCGTACGATCTTCCTCAAGCCCACAAGGAACTGAGGAACGATCATCTACAGCGCCAGAGACCAGTAGATCAATGGTAGCCGTTAATCACGCTCAGATCGTACGGTCATGATTCATCCACCAGACTTGGTTTTCTGACTCTTTAGAACTCAAAGATACAGAGG contains:
- the LOC110797047 gene encoding protein MODIFIER OF SNC1 1 isoform X2, encoding MTSSTITGDRRWASARRGGMTVLGKVAVPKPINLPSQRLENHGLDPNVEIVPKGTLSWGSRPSSSGSNAWGTSALSPTTDGSSSSPRQLVGRPSSSGGTRPSTAGSDRAHDSNGNTWGSSSRPSSSSGVLASNHASSVSLRPRSADTRPGSSHLSRFAEPALEGPGVWGTNSTSEQVGVASSANEEFSLTSGDFPTLGSEKDESNTDMEPLDRASHGRPGSSGGTRTMTDGRGIAHGDDISRNSDVKGNSWRNDGPPFVEDGPWPNMERWHGEPHLYPNPNMAPHYESWRGAPPVNPPGGGWYRGPPGPPPYGGPVPPGGFPMEPYPYYHPQVPAPGLAGSQPMPPGAGHHGHRPKNGDMPHMPHVPHLHPGMPMRPGFYPGPVHYDGYYRPPMGFCNPNERDLPFMGMPAGPPIYNRHPNQNAPDQNNAHPRSREGRGPEQVEPGHPHDPRGHFKVLGHPNDSWTQNEEEKWGHRGTITREKGTLSKAPVQENAWEDDYKKDEGVHYGKSATKEVASRFDNKFTSNPSSGKFPECLSNIDETQISPTMENVVSPQDHSLIQKIEGLNAKTRSTGRKEEGFHREGPNDRVQMINAKDYRSANEANSDVVLERHHPTGVLVPVSRSKDASAADRSRESSDAPRRSVRGPQSRGNSHAKGGFHGQDADRWGKKSDSQSVEAASRSVTDDQVEQHNAAVHTAEPSRTNVKAKGDAESKVSSIDPSDMQRAKMREIAKQRSIQLQKEEEERVREQKAKALAKLEELNRRSANQGVENPNQREPIPPPGDVPKKEDVSRNQSDSSVDANHGTGSSSASPNNVAQINERSASKIMDSVLSSSHLVAETKRSAYQEASFSSQNQLPTADVNVDDDASHRTAPQVREVSKQKRGGQKQRQSVPPEKNPVQDTIPAGITDVLKDLKVASTTREVTGSSVDSGVGKEHAESPITAELPVQKKKINKSGKNRHKVEESSTAVSSPVTQPKDSNLAQAIPKSAEQNCSSLPVNSLPMQLSADLKDVIQSSENHTSLSREDTHGRVNSTWKAQHSRKPRNSQSNKSSEKPHNNDAVVWAPVRPHSKLEVTDQTSQKAAEPLVSPATGDSLVLNSSKTKRAEMERYVPKPVAKELAQQGSIQQPLSPSIDPAETDGSGGRDRASHGSEYAMKAGASVESKHVDGKNRHQKAQGSWRQRASAKSTLVQASQDSSAANTGKNIQTNGSQLTVRSDESLVRGPPSKPDEHSEKGPQTSISDGWESVTDSTSNPLTGAKDHIPTGKGKRHPFKGQKGGGSHQTHDHKDSNAGLTDLQYSHVEANQTDKTMASKDNRAAGDRPVPHWQPKSQGYVAHNQQGNRSRGSQNIIPEEKEPLKSETGPKGAGEAMPRTGHQEAKRDKRVAVKRHPQSPIQEPQASPAEVEPALFGGLDGRNEQRPSSGYRKNANFSGRSNRGHESHGDWGTTAQENKQHFSSANNRERQRQNTHYEYQPVGPYNGSSKSNEPGVQTENQSAAPRFRERGPSHSRRGRGNFDGRQSGNE